Proteins encoded together in one Aeromonas encheleia window:
- a CDS encoding energy transducer TonB produces MKWKVAVWSGLVLALSQGCSSRPEAALDRAPIVIPLEQLSHYWIQENQRSFFGDDEPVRRPAKPVKGYVEVRYLIDSNGMPTKPEVVAAEPPGELEQSALATLSRIRYSPAEGNPDAHPVQVINRFEIEIN; encoded by the coding sequence ATGAAATGGAAAGTCGCAGTCTGGTCAGGACTGGTGTTGGCGTTGTCGCAGGGGTGCTCATCCCGACCTGAGGCGGCACTCGATCGCGCACCTATAGTGATCCCGCTCGAGCAGTTGTCCCATTACTGGATCCAGGAGAACCAGCGTTCATTCTTCGGTGATGATGAACCGGTACGGCGGCCTGCCAAGCCGGTCAAGGGCTATGTGGAGGTGCGCTATCTGATCGACTCCAATGGCATGCCGACCAAGCCGGAAGTGGTGGCGGCAGAGCCACCCGGTGAACTGGAGCAGAGTGCGCTGGCGACCCTGTCCCGGATCCGCTACAGCCCGGCAGAGGGCAATCCGGATGCTCACCCGGTACAGGTGATCAACCGCTTCGAAATCGAGATCAACTGA
- the nrdG gene encoding anaerobic ribonucleoside-triphosphate reductase-activating protein produces MHYHQYYPVDVINGPGTRATLFVAGCEHQCPGCYNQATWRLDGGKPFDQAMSDRIINDLNDSRIKRRGLSLSGGDPLHPANVPQVLALVRRVRAECPGKDIWCWTGYLLGELSAAQRELVALLDVLVDGKFVRELADPGLLWRGSSNQQIHDLNAWRESMEERIPCVTLTAAS; encoded by the coding sequence ATGCATTACCACCAGTACTACCCGGTCGATGTGATCAACGGCCCCGGCACCCGCGCCACCCTGTTCGTGGCGGGCTGCGAGCACCAGTGCCCCGGTTGCTACAACCAGGCCACCTGGCGGCTCGATGGGGGCAAGCCGTTCGACCAGGCCATGAGCGATCGCATCATCAATGATCTCAACGACAGCCGCATCAAGCGCCGTGGCCTGTCGCTCTCCGGCGGCGATCCGCTGCATCCGGCCAACGTACCGCAGGTACTGGCGCTGGTAAGGCGGGTGCGGGCCGAGTGCCCGGGCAAGGACATCTGGTGCTGGACCGGCTATCTGCTCGGCGAGCTGTCGGCAGCCCAGCGTGAGCTGGTGGCCCTGCTGGATGTGCTGGTCGACGGCAAGTTCGTGCGGGAGTTGGCGGATCCCGGCCTGCTCTGGCGTGGCAGCAGCAACCAGCAGATCCACGATCTCAACGCCTGGCGGGAGAGTATGGAAGAACGGATCCCCTGCGTGACGCTGACCGCAGCCAGCTGA
- a CDS encoding MliC family protein produces the protein MKQINLFLLSLGALTLLGGCERGAGGLGVTGGDPVSYLCEQNQKVQVRYFSLSDESLNFIKLSLPNGKDYTLPQAVSASGARYTDDHEVVWWNKGKEGFVEMRDKDGEWQSLYNDCKQQ, from the coding sequence ATGAAACAGATCAACCTATTCCTGCTGAGCCTGGGTGCCCTGACCCTGCTCGGCGGCTGCGAGCGCGGTGCCGGCGGCCTGGGGGTGACTGGCGGCGATCCGGTCAGCTATCTGTGTGAACAGAACCAGAAGGTGCAGGTGCGCTACTTCTCGCTCTCGGACGAGAGCCTGAATTTCATCAAGCTGTCCCTGCCCAACGGCAAGGACTACACCCTGCCCCAGGCGGTCTCCGCCTCCGGTGCCCGCTATACAGATGATCATGAGGTGGTCTGGTGGAACAAGGGGAAGGAGGGCTTCGTGGAGATGCGCGACAAGGATGGCGAGTGGCAGAGCCTCTACAACGACTGTAAACAACAATAA
- a CDS encoding YqaE/Pmp3 family membrane protein gives MNNLLKILLAIFLPPVCAFIQVGFSLHFFLNIVLTLLGGLPGMVHALWLVVSDKRA, from the coding sequence ATGAACAATCTGCTCAAGATCCTGCTGGCCATCTTCCTGCCCCCGGTCTGTGCCTTTATCCAGGTGGGTTTCAGCCTGCATTTCTTTCTCAACATAGTGTTGACCCTGCTCGGCGGCCTGCCCGGCATGGTGCACGCACTCTGGCTGGTGGTCAGCGACAAGCGTGCCTGA
- the nrdD gene encoding anaerobic ribonucleoside-triphosphate reductase, whose product MKPVVIKRDGCRAPFDAKLIAEAVSRAAAAVSQANPALGERVASAVSLELEGRGEVDIHEIQNRVENHLMASDDKAIARAYIEYRHDRDLAREARGRLAQEIRGLVEQTNAALLNENANKDSKVIPTQRDLLAGIVAKHYATSHMLPREVVQAHERGDLHFHDLDYSPFFPMFNCMLIDLQGMLTHGFKMGNAEIDTPKSISTATAVTAQIIAQVASHIYGGTTINRIDEVLAPYVTISWQKHREVAEEWGISDVDAYAMARTEKECHDAFQSLEYEVNTLHTANGQTPFVTFGFGLGDSWESRLIQRAILGNRIAGLGKNRKTAVFPKLVFAIKDGLNHKPGDPNYDIKRLALECASKRMYPDILNHDQVVKVTGSFKTPMGCRSFLGAYEENGELVHEGRNNIGVVSLNLPRIALKSRDEADFWDKLDAALRVAKQALMYRIERLDGVKARVAPILYMEGACGVRLKADDNVSEIFKNGRASISLGYIGVHETINALFGTDTHLFDSEVLREKAIAIIARLKAATDEWKEETGYGFSLYSTPSENLCTRFCRIDAKEFGVVAGVTDKGYYTNSFHLDVEKQVNPYDKLDFEAAYPPIASGGFICYGEYPNIQHNLEALENVWDYSYDRVPYYGTNTPIDECYDCGFTGEFECTSKGFTCPRCGNHDPAKVSVTRRVCGYLGSPDARPFNAGKQEEVKRRVKHM is encoded by the coding sequence ATGAAACCGGTTGTGATCAAACGTGATGGATGTCGCGCACCATTCGATGCCAAGCTGATTGCCGAGGCGGTGAGCCGAGCGGCGGCCGCGGTCAGCCAGGCCAATCCGGCGCTGGGCGAGCGGGTTGCCAGCGCCGTCAGCCTGGAGCTGGAAGGGCGGGGCGAGGTCGACATTCACGAGATCCAGAACCGGGTCGAGAACCATCTGATGGCCTCCGACGACAAGGCGATCGCCCGTGCCTACATCGAGTATCGCCACGACAGGGATCTGGCCCGCGAGGCGCGCGGTCGTCTGGCCCAGGAGATCCGCGGCCTGGTGGAGCAGACCAACGCGGCCCTGCTCAACGAGAACGCCAACAAGGATTCCAAGGTGATACCGACCCAGCGGGATCTGCTGGCCGGCATCGTCGCCAAGCACTACGCCACCAGCCACATGCTGCCCCGCGAGGTGGTGCAGGCCCATGAGCGCGGCGATCTGCACTTCCACGATCTCGACTACTCCCCCTTCTTCCCCATGTTCAACTGCATGCTGATTGACCTGCAGGGCATGCTGACCCACGGCTTCAAGATGGGCAACGCTGAGATCGACACCCCCAAGTCCATCAGCACCGCCACCGCCGTGACCGCCCAGATCATCGCTCAGGTGGCGAGCCACATCTATGGCGGTACCACCATCAACCGCATCGACGAGGTGCTGGCGCCCTATGTGACCATCAGCTGGCAGAAACACCGGGAGGTGGCCGAGGAGTGGGGCATCAGCGATGTGGACGCCTACGCCATGGCTCGCACCGAGAAGGAGTGTCACGACGCCTTCCAGTCGCTGGAGTACGAGGTCAACACCCTGCACACCGCCAACGGCCAGACCCCCTTCGTCACCTTCGGCTTCGGCCTCGGCGACAGCTGGGAATCCCGCCTCATCCAGCGCGCCATCCTCGGCAACCGCATCGCTGGCCTTGGCAAGAACAGGAAGACGGCGGTGTTTCCGAAGCTGGTGTTCGCCATCAAGGATGGCCTCAACCACAAGCCGGGGGATCCCAACTACGACATCAAGCGGCTGGCGCTGGAGTGCGCCTCCAAGCGCATGTACCCGGACATCCTCAACCATGATCAGGTGGTCAAGGTGACCGGCTCCTTCAAGACCCCCATGGGCTGCCGCTCCTTCCTCGGCGCCTACGAGGAGAATGGCGAGCTTGTCCACGAGGGGCGCAACAACATAGGGGTGGTGAGCCTCAACCTGCCGCGCATCGCCCTGAAGTCTCGCGATGAGGCGGACTTTTGGGACAAGCTGGATGCGGCGCTGCGGGTCGCCAAGCAGGCGCTGATGTATCGCATCGAGCGACTCGATGGCGTCAAGGCGCGGGTCGCCCCCATCCTCTACATGGAGGGCGCCTGCGGCGTGCGGCTCAAGGCCGACGACAACGTCAGCGAGATCTTTAAAAATGGCCGCGCCTCCATCTCCCTGGGCTACATAGGGGTGCACGAGACCATCAACGCCCTGTTCGGCACCGATACCCATCTGTTTGACAGCGAGGTACTGCGGGAGAAGGCCATCGCCATCATAGCGCGGCTCAAGGCGGCGACCGACGAGTGGAAAGAGGAGACCGGCTACGGCTTCAGCCTCTACTCCACCCCGAGCGAGAACCTCTGCACCCGCTTCTGCCGCATCGACGCCAAGGAGTTTGGCGTGGTGGCCGGGGTGACCGACAAGGGTTACTACACCAACAGCTTCCACCTCGACGTGGAGAAGCAGGTCAACCCCTACGACAAGCTGGACTTCGAGGCGGCCTATCCGCCCATCGCCAGCGGCGGCTTCATCTGCTACGGCGAGTACCCCAATATCCAGCACAACCTGGAGGCGCTGGAGAACGTCTGGGACTACAGCTATGACAGAGTGCCCTATTACGGCACCAACACCCCCATCGACGAGTGCTACGACTGCGGCTTCACCGGCGAGTTCGAGTGTACCTCCAAGGGCTTCACCTGCCCGCGCTGCGGCAACCACGATCCCGCCAAGGTGTCGGTGACCCGCCGGGTGTGCGGCTACCTCGGCAGCCCGGATGCGCGCCCCTTCAACGCGGGCAAGCAGGAAGAGGTCAAGCGCCGCGTCAAGCACATGTAA
- a CDS encoding beta-1,6-N-acetylglucosaminyltransferase produces the protein MIAYLILVHRYPGQFKRLFKAIYHDSNHYLIHVDKRSGPELQQEIADFLADYPNAAMLPSKNALWGGYSLVDAELRGIAALLEQNKEWEFFINLSAQDFPLRSQHDIHDFLRDHKGKDFLKVADQRQHRPDTLHRIDHYVTETARELVCEPVKTRPYLEGVTPYIGNQWMILSRAFCEFVSHSPEVDRFKAFYRHTLIADEGFFQTVIMNTSYQGQIVNDDKRAIDWIPMGDIKLRPRDYTVHDADALQQSDHLFARKFDETIDSDILDILERAMMCPLATPDIRQPVPA, from the coding sequence ATGATTGCCTACCTCATTCTGGTTCATCGCTATCCCGGCCAGTTCAAGCGCCTGTTCAAGGCGATTTACCACGACAGCAACCACTACCTGATCCACGTGGACAAGCGCTCGGGTCCCGAGTTGCAACAGGAGATCGCCGACTTCCTTGCCGATTACCCCAACGCCGCCATGCTACCCAGCAAGAATGCACTCTGGGGCGGCTACAGCCTGGTGGATGCGGAGCTGCGCGGCATAGCGGCGCTGCTGGAGCAGAACAAGGAGTGGGAGTTCTTCATCAATCTGAGCGCCCAGGACTTCCCGCTGCGCTCCCAGCACGACATTCACGACTTCCTGCGCGATCACAAGGGCAAGGATTTTCTCAAGGTCGCGGATCAGCGCCAGCACCGACCGGACACCCTGCACCGCATCGATCACTATGTGACCGAGACCGCCCGGGAATTGGTGTGCGAGCCGGTGAAGACTCGCCCCTACCTGGAGGGGGTGACCCCCTACATTGGCAATCAGTGGATGATCCTGAGCCGGGCCTTCTGCGAGTTCGTCAGCCACAGCCCCGAGGTCGATCGCTTCAAGGCCTTCTACCGCCACACCCTGATCGCCGACGAGGGCTTCTTCCAGACGGTGATCATGAACACCAGCTATCAGGGCCAGATAGTCAACGATGACAAGCGAGCCATCGACTGGATCCCCATGGGCGACATCAAGCTGCGCCCGCGCGACTACACGGTGCATGACGCCGATGCCCTGCAGCAAAGCGATCACCTGTTCGCCCGCAAGTTTGATGAGACCATCGACAGCGACATCCTGGATATTCTGGAGCGCGCCATGATGTGTCCCCTCGCCACACCGGATATCCGCCAGCCAGTGCCGGCCTGA